A part of Bacteroidota bacterium genomic DNA contains:
- a CDS encoding DNA-3-methyladenine glycosylase, whose amino-acid sequence MRLGTSFFEQDVLVVAPLLIGKQLVRLYDDGHLEKYIISETEAYDGENDLACHACRGRTERNKVMYGQGGLIYVYLVYGMYWMINFVTGQKDQPQAVLLRGVEGINGPGKLTRQLQIDKSFYAEDLATSKRIWVEDDGTTSKFRTDKRVGIDYAGDYWKNVPWRFIKI is encoded by the coding sequence ATGCGTTTAGGTACTTCATTTTTTGAGCAGGATGTCTTGGTGGTCGCACCATTATTAATAGGTAAACAGTTGGTAAGGCTTTATGATGACGGACACCTTGAAAAATATATCATCAGCGAAACCGAAGCTTACGACGGGGAAAACGATTTGGCCTGCCATGCATGTAGAGGCCGTACCGAGCGCAATAAGGTGATGTACGGCCAGGGCGGATTAATTTATGTTTACCTGGTTTACGGGATGTACTGGATGATCAATTTCGTGACCGGTCAGAAGGACCAACCTCAGGCTGTATTGCTCAGGGGAGTTGAAGGAATAAACGGGCCGGGAAAACTTACCCGCCAGCTTCAAATTGATAAAAGTTTCTACGCTGAGGACCTGGCTACCTCTAAAAGAATTTGGGTGGAAGATGACGGAACCACTTCCAAATTCAGGACAGATAAACGGGTAGGCATTGACTATGCCGGTGATTACTGGAAAAACGTTCCCTGGAGATTTATAAAAATATAG
- a CDS encoding O-antigen ligase family protein, giving the protein ASVKSYTGQGNPYSHDLNNKIVENGHYVWLNYCEKELRESWNQRSRLVYDGKDRKGQDIKYTLIRYLTSRGLDKDAKGVNALSEQDVRNIEWGMSNYIFQNKIGLYPKIYETIWQIDVFRKGGNPSGHSVTQRILYLSAAFHIIGENFWFGTGTGDVKAAFHTMYKKLDSPLTARWRLRAHNQFVTFFLSFGIFGFCWIMFAFIAPVILEKKSFDFLTFIFLFVAFASMLNEDTLETEAGMVFFAFFYSFFIFGRDKKTLACV; this is encoded by the coding sequence GCTTCTGTTAAGAGTTATACCGGACAAGGAAATCCTTATTCCCATGATTTGAATAATAAAATTGTAGAAAACGGGCATTATGTATGGCTGAATTATTGTGAAAAAGAGCTGAGGGAATCATGGAATCAGCGCAGCAGGTTGGTTTATGACGGTAAGGACAGGAAAGGGCAGGACATTAAGTACACGTTGATTCGTTACCTTACCTCCAGGGGATTGGACAAAGATGCTAAGGGGGTTAATGCCCTAAGTGAGCAGGACGTGCGAAATATTGAATGGGGAATGTCTAACTATATTTTTCAGAATAAAATCGGGCTGTATCCAAAAATCTATGAAACTATTTGGCAGATTGATGTTTTTCGAAAGGGGGGTAACCCCAGCGGGCATTCTGTAACACAAAGGATTCTTTATCTTTCTGCAGCTTTCCATATTATAGGTGAAAATTTTTGGTTTGGTACCGGAACAGGTGATGTGAAAGCAGCGTTTCATACCATGTATAAGAAATTAGACTCTCCGCTGACTGCACGTTGGAGGCTGAGGGCACATAATCAATTTGTTACATTTTTTCTGAGTTTCGGGATATTCGGTTTTTGCTGGATTATGTTTGCATTTATTGCTCCCGTCATATTGGAAAAAAAATCTTTTGATTTTCTGACCTTCATCTTTTTGTTCGTGGCCTTTGCCTCCATGTTGAACGAGGATACTTTGGAAACCGAAGCAGGCATGGTTTTCTTCGCTTTCTTTTACTCTTTTTTTATCTTTGGGCGGGATAAAAAAACATTGGCATGCGTTTAG